A window of the Lates calcarifer isolate ASB-BC8 linkage group LG18, TLL_Latcal_v3, whole genome shotgun sequence genome harbors these coding sequences:
- the LOC108897532 gene encoding protein bicaudal D homolog 1 isoform X1, whose translation MAAGGAGCGDTVEQCRAEVERLTRELAEANREKIRAAECGLVVLEENQSLKQQYADLEAEQEALRLELEQLQEAFGQAYSTQRKVAEDGETNEETLLQESASKEAYYMGRLLELQSELKHSRATASNAQADNEHLSSLLQELRESNEMLELQRSRMREEIREYKFRESRLLQDYTELEEENISLQKLVSTLRQNQVEYEGLKHEIKVLEEETELLNSQLQDALRLKDISDAQLEEALESLKSEREQKNHLRRELVHHLSMCDVAYTGSAHLTFTSAPPSGTATPTTLLSPNAEEPTSCNGHLQSGTGAGTAAGPVPRANGDCRGPGRKAEGAATSDLFSEMNLTEIQKLKQHIMTVEREKAALMTNLQESQTQLQHTQGALTEQYEKTIRLSQKVTVLRRLRRRAHLKQEAQGGTTSELSPEALMELGRDEDEAEEEGGAEENKSETLNKSQVFSYQTPGLEILQCKYRVAVTEVVELKAEVKGLRERLAQCGEGAAEEKPRRNSQLQKLERQVASLEKSCREEREKFASLELQLQAAQSAANESQGALNAAQDELVTLSEELAQLYHHVCLCNNETPNRVMLDYYRQGRGLRGLSASLKAMSSDNSKVLLTPRLARRLAAVSSTTSTPVESRSPSESPSKEPLLPPCTPPTRSPSISASSSSSSSSSPAMEPAGELRKEPMNIYNLNAIIRDQVKHLQRAVDRSLQLSRQRAAARELAPLLDKDKESCMEEILKLKSLLSTKREQIATLRLVLKANKQTAEVALANLKSKYEAEKSMVTDTMTKLRNELKALKEDAATFSSLRAMFATRCDEYVTQLDEMQRQLAAAEDEKKTLNSLLRMAIQQKLALTQRLEDLAFDQEQTHRTRGGRLTRAKTSTPKVSPPSSASASNLAHGSTSALAPGSLPASGLTSPSSVVPDDPTVPLSPSVVSAAAAALASALTSPTSHMPPCSMSTPVVSSQAGPPAPESPPSLEAPSTPSARTPSSTPLRLAHSQWTLGVRTFVVDSHSFNVNISPALSRSVGLSRHYTPDTHTSPPTTTTTTRPSQPGSAPSSPYRSPVLGLRRSTWSPSPRTRPLSSLTRSSVLYTPSSHSPSSSHSYSSAYYSSSPAFTPSSSYLPSGTSSSYSHSSHYTPLYPRYYSSYRPWH comes from the exons GCATTCGGCCAGGCCTACTCCACCCAGCGTAAGGTGGCAGAGGATGGGGAGACCAACGAGGAGACGCTGCTGCAGGAGTCTGCCTCCAAGGAGGCCTACTACATGGGCCGCCTCCTGGAGCTGCAGTCAGAACTGAAGCACAGCCGGGCCACCGCCTCCAACGCCCAGGCTGACAACGAGCATCTGAGCAGCCTGTTGCAGGAGCTCAGGGAG AGTAATGAGATGTTGGAGCTGCAGCGAAGCCGGATGAGAGAGGAGATCAGAGAATACAAGTTCCGAGAATCGCGGTTGCTCCAGGACTacacagagctggaggaggagaacatcTCTCTGCAGAAACTGGTGTCAACACTGAGACAGAATCAG GTGGAGTATGAAGGCCTGAAGCATGAGATCAAGGTCCTGGAGGAGGAGACCGAGCTGCTGAACAGCCAGTTACAAGACGCGCTGCGTTTGAAGGACATCTCCGACGCCCAGCTGGAGGAGGCTCTGGAGTCTCTGAAGAGTGAGCGCGAGCAGAAGAACCACCTGCGCAGGGAGCTGGTCCACCACCTCAGCATGTGTGACGTGGCCTACACCGGCAGTGCCCACCTGACGTTCACCTCTGCCCCGCCCAGTGGCACCGCCACCCCAACCACTTTGCTCTCCCCAAACGCAGAAGAGCCAACGAG CTGTAATGGCCATCTTCAGAGCGGGACAGGAGCAGGGACAGCCGCGGGCCCGGTGCCCAGGGCTAACGGAGACTGCCGAGGGCCGGGTCGAAAAGCAGAGGGAGCGGCGACGTCGGACCTCTTCAGCGAGATGAACCTGACAGAGATCCAGAAGCTCAAGCAGCACATAATGACA GTTGAACGTGAGAAAGCAGCACTGATGACAAACCTGCAGGAGTCCCAGACTCAGCTCCAGCACACCCAGGGGGCTCTGACCGAGCAGTATGAAAAGACCATCCGCCTTAGCCAGAAAGTCACCGTTCTCCGCCGCCTGCGTCGAAGGGCCCACCTCAAGCAGGAAGCCCAAGGCGGTACCACCTCTGAGCTCAGTCCTGAGGCCCTGATGGAGCTAGGCAGAGATGAGGACgaggctgaggaggaaggaggagctgaggagaataAGAGTGAGACACTGAACAAAAGTCAGGTATTTTCATACCAAACGCCAGGTCTGGAGATCCTGCAGTGCAAGTACCGCGTGGCTGTGACAGAGGTGGTGGAGCTAAAGGCGGAGGTGAAAGGCCTCCGTGAGAGGCTGGCTCAGTGTGGGGAGGGAGCAGCGGAGGAGAAGCCAAGGAGAAACAGCCAGCTCCAGAAGCTGGAGAGACAGGTCGCCTCGTTGGAGAAGAGCTGCCGGGAGGAACGTGAGAAG tttGCCAGTCTGGAGCTGCAGTTGCAGGCAGCTCAGTCAGCAGCCAATGAGAGCCAGGGAGCATTGAACGCAGCTCAGGACGAGCTGGTGACGCTGAGTGAGGAGCTCGCCCAGCTCTACCATCACGTCTGTCTGTGCAACAATGAGACGCCCAACCGTGTCATGCTGGACTACTACAG acAAGGCAGAGGGCTCAGGGGCCTCAGTGCCAGTCTCAAAGCCATGTCTTCGGACAACAGCAAAGTTCTCCTCACACCGCGCCTTGCCAGGCGGCTGGCCGCTGTCTCTTCCACAACCTCAACTCCCGTGGAGTCGCGGAGCCCCTCGGAGTCCCCATCCAAAGAGCCTCT CCTACCGCCCTGCACGCCTCCGACCCGGTCACCCAGTATCAGTGCCTCTtcatcgtcatcgtcatcatcatcgcCTGCCATGGAGCCAGCCGGTGAGCTGCGCAAGGAGCCCATGAACATCTACAACCTCAACGCCATCATCAGAGACCAG GTGAAGCACCTCCAGCGGGCAGTGGACCGGTCTCTGCAGCTGTCcagacagagagctgcagccAGGGAACTGGCTCCTCTGCTGGACAAGGACAAGGAGAGCTGCATGGAGGAGATCCTGAAACTTAAGTCTCTGCTCAGCACCAAAAGAGAGCAGATAGCCACCCTCAGACTTGTGCTTAAAGCTAACAAACAG ACGGCAGAGGTGGCTCTGGCCAACCTTAAGAGTAAGTATGAGGCAGAGAAATCCATGGTGACTGACACCATGACGAAGCTGAGGAACGAGCTGAAGGCGCTGAAGGAGGACGCCgccactttctcctctctgcgAGCTATGTTTGCTACCAG GTGTGACGAGTATGTGACCCAGCTGGATGAGATGCAGAGACAGCTGGCTGCAGCCGAGGATGAGAAGAAGACTCTGAACTCCCTCCTCCGGATGGCCATCCAGCAGAAACTGGCCCTCACCCAGCGCCTGGAGGATTTGGCTTTCGATCAAGAGCAGACCCACCGCACCCGTGGGGGCAGGCTGACCCGTGCGAAGACCAGCACCCCCAAAGTAAGTCCCCCTTCCTCGGCTTCGGCCTCTAACCTAGCCCATGGCTCCACTTCAGCTTTGGCTCCTGGCAGCCTTCCTGCTTCTGGCCTTACTAGTCCTTCGTCAGTTGTTCCTGATGATCCCACTGTGCCCCTTAGCCCGTCCGTGgtcagtgcagctgctgcagctctggctTCAGCTCTCACCTCCCCTACCTCACACATGCCCCCTTGCAGTATGTCAACACCGGTGGTCAGCTCACAGGCTGGCCCTCCAGCACCAGAGAGCCCCCCATCTCTGGAGGCTCCCTCCACTCCCTCGGCGCGGACCCCATCCTCAACCCCCCTGAGACTGGCTCACTCCCAGTGGACCCTGGGGGTGCGGACGTTTGTGGTCGACTCCCACAGTTTCAATGTCAACATATCCCCCGCTCTGTCCCGTAGTGTGGGCCTCTCCAGGCACTAcaccccagacacacacacctctcccccaaccactaccaccaccaccagacCCAGCCAGCCAGGATCTGCCCCCTCTTCTCCATACCGGTCCCCTGTTCTGGGGCTCAGGCGCTCCACGTGGAGCCCCTCACCCCGAACTCGGCCCCTGTCTAGCCTGACGCGCTCCTCTGTCCTCTACACTCCTTCCTCCCACTCCCCTTCTTCCTCCCACAGCTATTCCTCTGCCTATTACAGCTCCTCTCCTGCTTTTACACCCTCTAGCTCCTACCTCCCCTCTGGTACCTCCTCCTCTTACAGCCACTCCAGCCACTACACACCCCTGTACCCCAGATACTACAGTTCCTACCGGCCCTGGCACTGA
- the LOC108897532 gene encoding protein bicaudal D homolog 1 isoform X2, with translation MAAGGAGCGDTVEQCRAEVERLTRELAEANREKIRAAECGLVVLEENQSLKQQYADLEAEQEALRLELEQLQEAFGQAYSTQRKVAEDGETNEETLLQESASKEAYYMGRLLELQSELKHSRATASNAQADNEHLSSLLQELRESNEMLELQRSRMREEIREYKFRESRLLQDYTELEEENISLQKLVSTLRQNQVEYEGLKHEIKVLEEETELLNSQLQDALRLKDISDAQLEEALESLKSEREQKNHLRRELVHHLSMCDVAYTGSAHLTFTSAPPSGTATPTTLLSPNAEEPTRCTLLLSVSCNGHLQSGTGAGTAAGPVPRANGDCRGPGRKAEGAATSDLFSEMNLTEIQKLKQHIMTVEREKAALMTNLQESQTQLQHTQGALTEQYEKTIRLSQKVTVLRRLRRRAHLKQEAQGGTTSELSPEALMELGRDEDEAEEEGGAEENKSETLNKSQVFSYQTPGLEILQCKYRVAVTEVVELKAEVKGLRERLAQCGEGAAEEKPRRNSQLQKLERQVASLEKSCREEREKFASLELQLQAAQSAANESQGALNAAQDELVTLSEELAQLYHHVCLCNNETPNRVMLDYYRQGRGLRGLSASLKAMSSDNSKVLLTPRLARRLAAVSSTTSTPVESRSPSESPSKEPLSGGGGGEGTPPTRSPSISASSSSSSSSSPAMEPAGELRKEPMNIYNLNAIIRDQVKHLQRAVDRSLQLSRQRAAARELAPLLDKDKESCMEEILKLKSLLSTKREQIATLRLVLKANKQTAEVALANLKSKYEAEKSMVTDTMTKLRNELKALKEDAATFSSLRAMFATRCDEYVTQLDEMQRQLAAAEDEKKTLNSLLRMAIQQKLALTQRLEDLAFDQEQTHRTRGGRLTRAKTSTPKVSPPSSASASNLAHGSTSALAPGSLPASGLTSPSSVVPDDPTVPLSPSVVSAAAAALASALTSPTSHMPPCSMSTPVVSSQAGPPAPESPPSLEAPSTPSARTPSSTPLRLAHSQWTLGVRTFVVDSHSFNVNISPALSRSVGLSRHYTPDTHTSPPTTTTTTRPSQPGSAPSSPYRSPVLGLRRSTWSPSPRTRPLSSLTRSSVLYTPSSHSPSSSHSYSSAYYSSSPAFTPSSSYLPSGTSSSYSHSSHYTPLYPRYYSSYRPWH, from the exons GCATTCGGCCAGGCCTACTCCACCCAGCGTAAGGTGGCAGAGGATGGGGAGACCAACGAGGAGACGCTGCTGCAGGAGTCTGCCTCCAAGGAGGCCTACTACATGGGCCGCCTCCTGGAGCTGCAGTCAGAACTGAAGCACAGCCGGGCCACCGCCTCCAACGCCCAGGCTGACAACGAGCATCTGAGCAGCCTGTTGCAGGAGCTCAGGGAG AGTAATGAGATGTTGGAGCTGCAGCGAAGCCGGATGAGAGAGGAGATCAGAGAATACAAGTTCCGAGAATCGCGGTTGCTCCAGGACTacacagagctggaggaggagaacatcTCTCTGCAGAAACTGGTGTCAACACTGAGACAGAATCAG GTGGAGTATGAAGGCCTGAAGCATGAGATCAAGGTCCTGGAGGAGGAGACCGAGCTGCTGAACAGCCAGTTACAAGACGCGCTGCGTTTGAAGGACATCTCCGACGCCCAGCTGGAGGAGGCTCTGGAGTCTCTGAAGAGTGAGCGCGAGCAGAAGAACCACCTGCGCAGGGAGCTGGTCCACCACCTCAGCATGTGTGACGTGGCCTACACCGGCAGTGCCCACCTGACGTTCACCTCTGCCCCGCCCAGTGGCACCGCCACCCCAACCACTTTGCTCTCCCCAAACGCAGAAGAGCCAACGAG ATGTACTCTTCTCCTATCTGTCAGCTGTAATGGCCATCTTCAGAGCGGGACAGGAGCAGGGACAGCCGCGGGCCCGGTGCCCAGGGCTAACGGAGACTGCCGAGGGCCGGGTCGAAAAGCAGAGGGAGCGGCGACGTCGGACCTCTTCAGCGAGATGAACCTGACAGAGATCCAGAAGCTCAAGCAGCACATAATGACA GTTGAACGTGAGAAAGCAGCACTGATGACAAACCTGCAGGAGTCCCAGACTCAGCTCCAGCACACCCAGGGGGCTCTGACCGAGCAGTATGAAAAGACCATCCGCCTTAGCCAGAAAGTCACCGTTCTCCGCCGCCTGCGTCGAAGGGCCCACCTCAAGCAGGAAGCCCAAGGCGGTACCACCTCTGAGCTCAGTCCTGAGGCCCTGATGGAGCTAGGCAGAGATGAGGACgaggctgaggaggaaggaggagctgaggagaataAGAGTGAGACACTGAACAAAAGTCAGGTATTTTCATACCAAACGCCAGGTCTGGAGATCCTGCAGTGCAAGTACCGCGTGGCTGTGACAGAGGTGGTGGAGCTAAAGGCGGAGGTGAAAGGCCTCCGTGAGAGGCTGGCTCAGTGTGGGGAGGGAGCAGCGGAGGAGAAGCCAAGGAGAAACAGCCAGCTCCAGAAGCTGGAGAGACAGGTCGCCTCGTTGGAGAAGAGCTGCCGGGAGGAACGTGAGAAG tttGCCAGTCTGGAGCTGCAGTTGCAGGCAGCTCAGTCAGCAGCCAATGAGAGCCAGGGAGCATTGAACGCAGCTCAGGACGAGCTGGTGACGCTGAGTGAGGAGCTCGCCCAGCTCTACCATCACGTCTGTCTGTGCAACAATGAGACGCCCAACCGTGTCATGCTGGACTACTACAG acAAGGCAGAGGGCTCAGGGGCCTCAGTGCCAGTCTCAAAGCCATGTCTTCGGACAACAGCAAAGTTCTCCTCACACCGCGCCTTGCCAGGCGGCTGGCCGCTGTCTCTTCCACAACCTCAACTCCCGTGGAGTCGCGGAGCCCCTCGGAGTCCCCATCCAAAGAGCCTCTGTCTGGGGGGGgcggaggggagg GCACGCCTCCGACCCGGTCACCCAGTATCAGTGCCTCTtcatcgtcatcgtcatcatcatcgcCTGCCATGGAGCCAGCCGGTGAGCTGCGCAAGGAGCCCATGAACATCTACAACCTCAACGCCATCATCAGAGACCAG GTGAAGCACCTCCAGCGGGCAGTGGACCGGTCTCTGCAGCTGTCcagacagagagctgcagccAGGGAACTGGCTCCTCTGCTGGACAAGGACAAGGAGAGCTGCATGGAGGAGATCCTGAAACTTAAGTCTCTGCTCAGCACCAAAAGAGAGCAGATAGCCACCCTCAGACTTGTGCTTAAAGCTAACAAACAG ACGGCAGAGGTGGCTCTGGCCAACCTTAAGAGTAAGTATGAGGCAGAGAAATCCATGGTGACTGACACCATGACGAAGCTGAGGAACGAGCTGAAGGCGCTGAAGGAGGACGCCgccactttctcctctctgcgAGCTATGTTTGCTACCAG GTGTGACGAGTATGTGACCCAGCTGGATGAGATGCAGAGACAGCTGGCTGCAGCCGAGGATGAGAAGAAGACTCTGAACTCCCTCCTCCGGATGGCCATCCAGCAGAAACTGGCCCTCACCCAGCGCCTGGAGGATTTGGCTTTCGATCAAGAGCAGACCCACCGCACCCGTGGGGGCAGGCTGACCCGTGCGAAGACCAGCACCCCCAAAGTAAGTCCCCCTTCCTCGGCTTCGGCCTCTAACCTAGCCCATGGCTCCACTTCAGCTTTGGCTCCTGGCAGCCTTCCTGCTTCTGGCCTTACTAGTCCTTCGTCAGTTGTTCCTGATGATCCCACTGTGCCCCTTAGCCCGTCCGTGgtcagtgcagctgctgcagctctggctTCAGCTCTCACCTCCCCTACCTCACACATGCCCCCTTGCAGTATGTCAACACCGGTGGTCAGCTCACAGGCTGGCCCTCCAGCACCAGAGAGCCCCCCATCTCTGGAGGCTCCCTCCACTCCCTCGGCGCGGACCCCATCCTCAACCCCCCTGAGACTGGCTCACTCCCAGTGGACCCTGGGGGTGCGGACGTTTGTGGTCGACTCCCACAGTTTCAATGTCAACATATCCCCCGCTCTGTCCCGTAGTGTGGGCCTCTCCAGGCACTAcaccccagacacacacacctctcccccaaccactaccaccaccaccagacCCAGCCAGCCAGGATCTGCCCCCTCTTCTCCATACCGGTCCCCTGTTCTGGGGCTCAGGCGCTCCACGTGGAGCCCCTCACCCCGAACTCGGCCCCTGTCTAGCCTGACGCGCTCCTCTGTCCTCTACACTCCTTCCTCCCACTCCCCTTCTTCCTCCCACAGCTATTCCTCTGCCTATTACAGCTCCTCTCCTGCTTTTACACCCTCTAGCTCCTACCTCCCCTCTGGTACCTCCTCCTCTTACAGCCACTCCAGCCACTACACACCCCTGTACCCCAGATACTACAGTTCCTACCGGCCCTGGCACTGA